A window of Blattabacterium cuenoti contains these coding sequences:
- the carB gene encoding carbamoyl-phosphate synthase (glutamine-hydrolyzing) large subunit, protein MKIDKVIILGSGALKIGEAGEFDYSGTQALKALKEEGVYTILINPNIATVQTSNEIVDKVYFLPITSFFIKKVIEKENPQGILLSFGGQTALNCGIQLFKEKVFERYNIKVLGTSIESIIQSEDRDIFRKKLQKMKIKTVKSFVVHSIENAIYYSSQIGFPILIRSAYTLGGLGSGFAKDIHDLKKIVNQAFSYSSQVVIEEYLNGWKEIEYEIVRDKYDNCISVCNMENIDPIGIHTGESIVVAPTQTLTNYEYFNLRKLSFEIARNFDIVGECNVQFALDYKSNNYRVIEMNARLSRSSALASKATGYPLAFVSAKLAMGFGLHELKNSINKTTTAFFEPSLDYVVCKIPRWDLKKFYGVSNKIGSSMKSVGEVMAIGGSFEEALQKGIRMLDIGLLGFINVTPPKIESVNLLQETIKEPTDQRIYLLEKALDKGISIQRIHQLTKIDPWFLYQMDNMLKTKKKISFYDHWSKIPKTLFHQAKKEGFSDLQIASLLKCHHHKKYDKKDVYHLEQEIRIYRKEKDIVPYVRQIDTLASEYPAQTNYLYMTYHAIQHDVSYDVTDGQSIIILGSGVYRIGSSVEFDWCCVSSLQTLNKEGYKSIIINYNPETVSTDFDVCTRLYFEELTLERVLDIIDLEDPKGTIVSMGGQIPNNLVLKLYENKVKILGTSPISIDKVENRYKFSNVMDLLDINQPKWKEFFNINHIYQFIEEVDYPILVRPSYVLSGANMNILSNHEELKHYLLNNKISISKDKPLVITEFIQNAKEIELDAVSQNGKMLYYAISEHVEFAGVHSGDATLVYPPHNLYLSTLREIVRISKKISKHFNISGPFNIQFLSKNNELKVIECNLRASRSFPFVSKVSNFNMIELATQVIIGKSKEKIENNLLTMNFIGVKASQFSFSRLQKADPVLGVDMSSTGEVGCLGITFDEALLKSMLSVGYTIPKKNILISGGPMISKLDLLEVLKLLHKKGYVLFATEGTNHFLSDYGVPSVRVHWGNIDKYPNVIDFIQNRKFDLIINIPKNLSKSELDNDYAIRRSAVDFNIPLITNARLAKVFIQAFCKLSMNNLLITSWNEYK, encoded by the coding sequence GCTATCTTTTGGCGGACAAACAGCATTGAATTGTGGTATACAACTTTTCAAAGAAAAAGTGTTTGAAAGGTATAATATTAAAGTGTTGGGAACCTCTATTGAATCCATTATTCAAAGTGAAGATAGAGATATATTTCGAAAAAAATTACAAAAAATGAAAATCAAAACTGTAAAAAGTTTTGTTGTTCATTCTATAGAAAATGCAATATATTATTCTTCACAAATAGGATTTCCTATTCTCATACGATCTGCTTATACACTTGGTGGATTAGGTAGTGGTTTTGCAAAAGATATTCATGATTTAAAGAAAATAGTCAATCAAGCTTTTTCCTATTCTTCTCAAGTTGTGATAGAAGAATATTTAAATGGGTGGAAAGAAATAGAATATGAAATCGTTAGAGATAAGTATGATAATTGTATTTCAGTATGCAATATGGAGAATATTGATCCTATTGGTATTCATACTGGAGAAAGTATTGTTGTAGCTCCTACCCAAACTTTAACCAATTATGAGTATTTTAATTTAAGGAAACTTTCTTTTGAAATTGCTAGAAATTTTGATATAGTTGGTGAGTGTAATGTCCAATTTGCATTAGATTATAAATCAAATAATTATAGAGTAATTGAAATGAATGCTAGACTTTCTCGTTCAAGTGCTTTAGCTTCTAAAGCAACTGGTTATCCATTAGCATTTGTTTCTGCAAAATTAGCGATGGGATTTGGATTGCATGAATTAAAAAATTCGATCAATAAAACAACTACTGCATTTTTTGAACCATCATTAGATTATGTTGTTTGCAAAATACCTAGATGGGATTTAAAAAAATTTTATGGAGTTTCTAATAAAATTGGAAGCAGTATGAAAAGTGTAGGAGAAGTAATGGCTATAGGTGGATCTTTTGAAGAAGCTTTGCAAAAAGGAATTCGTATGTTAGACATTGGATTATTAGGCTTTATCAATGTGACCCCACCCAAAATAGAATCTGTTAATTTGCTTCAGGAAACTATCAAAGAACCTACAGATCAAAGAATATATTTGTTAGAAAAAGCTTTAGACAAAGGTATTTCGATTCAAAGAATACATCAGTTAACCAAAATAGATCCTTGGTTTTTGTATCAAATGGATAATATGTTGAAAACAAAAAAAAAGATTTCATTTTATGATCATTGGAGCAAAATACCGAAGACGTTATTCCATCAAGCTAAAAAAGAAGGTTTTTCTGATTTACAGATAGCAAGTTTGTTAAAATGTCATCATCATAAAAAATATGATAAAAAAGATGTTTATCATTTAGAACAAGAAATAAGAATATATAGAAAAGAAAAAGATATAGTTCCATATGTTAGACAAATAGATACTTTAGCATCTGAATATCCTGCTCAAACAAACTATTTGTATATGACCTATCACGCGATTCAACATGACGTTTCTTATGATGTAACAGATGGTCAATCAATTATTATCTTAGGATCTGGAGTATATAGAATTGGAAGCAGTGTAGAATTTGATTGGTGTTGTGTTAGTTCTTTACAAACACTTAATAAAGAAGGTTATAAATCTATAATAATTAATTATAATCCTGAAACAGTAAGTACCGATTTTGATGTTTGTACAAGATTATATTTTGAAGAACTGACTTTAGAAAGAGTTTTAGATATTATTGATTTAGAAGATCCAAAAGGAACAATAGTTTCTATGGGTGGGCAAATTCCTAATAATTTAGTTTTGAAGCTTTATGAAAATAAAGTAAAAATTTTAGGTACATCTCCTATTTCCATAGATAAAGTAGAAAATAGATACAAATTTTCTAATGTTATGGACTTATTGGATATAAACCAACCTAAATGGAAAGAATTCTTTAATATTAATCATATTTATCAATTTATCGAAGAAGTAGATTATCCTATTTTAGTTAGACCATCTTATGTTCTTTCAGGAGCTAATATGAACATACTTTCTAATCATGAAGAACTGAAACATTATCTTTTGAATAATAAAATTTCTATTTCTAAAGATAAACCATTAGTCATTACAGAATTTATTCAAAATGCAAAAGAAATTGAATTAGATGCAGTTTCTCAAAATGGAAAAATGTTATATTATGCAATATCAGAACATGTAGAATTTGCTGGAGTACATTCAGGAGATGCAACGTTAGTATATCCACCACATAATTTGTATTTATCTACATTAAGAGAAATAGTTAGAATATCTAAAAAAATATCTAAACATTTTAATATATCTGGGCCTTTCAATATTCAATTTTTATCTAAAAACAATGAATTAAAAGTAATTGAATGTAATTTAAGAGCTTCTAGAAGTTTTCCATTTGTATCCAAAGTTTCTAATTTCAATATGATTGAATTAGCTACTCAAGTTATTATTGGAAAAAGTAAAGAAAAAATAGAAAACAATTTATTGACTATGAATTTTATAGGCGTTAAAGCTTCTCAATTTTCTTTTTCTAGATTGCAAAAAGCAGATCCTGTTTTAGGAGTAGATATGTCTTCTACAGGAGAAGTAGGATGTTTAGGAATCACTTTTGATGAGGCACTATTAAAATCTATGCTTTCTGTTGGGTATACTATTCCTAAAAAAAATATACTTATATCCGGAGGACCAATGATATCTAAATTGGATCTTTTAGAAGTTTTAAAATTATTGCATAAAAAAGGATATGTATTATTTGCAACAGAAGGAACTAATCATTTTTTATCTGATTATGGAGTTCCGTCAGTAAGGGTTCATTGGGGAAATATTGATAAATATCCAAACGTGATTGATTTTATTCAAAATAGAAAATTTGATTTAATTATTAATATTCCAAAAAATTTAAGTAAATCAGAATTAGATAACGATTATGCGATCAGACGTTCTGCTGTAGATTTTAATATCCCTCTGATAACTAATGCTAGATTAGCCAAAGTTTTTATACAGGCTTTTTGTAAGTTATCTATGAACAATTTATTAATTACATCTTGGAATGAATATAAATAA
- the trxA gene encoding thioredoxin, whose protein sequence is MIQEINDESFEKFIRSVNKPILVDFWAPWCAPCRTLSSILEDVYNEYNNKVLVGKLNVDQNPKISSIYGIRSIPTIFFFKNRKKIDMHIGVATKEEIRKKLDVLMNID, encoded by the coding sequence ATGATACAAGAGATAAATGATGAAAGCTTTGAAAAATTTATTAGATCAGTGAATAAACCTATTTTAGTAGATTTTTGGGCTCCATGGTGTGCTCCATGTAGAACTTTGTCTTCTATATTGGAAGATGTATATAATGAATACAACAACAAGGTGTTAGTTGGAAAACTAAATGTTGATCAGAATCCCAAAATTTCTTCTATATATGGAATACGAAGTATTCCTACTATTTTTTTCTTTAAAAATAGAAAAAAAATAGATATGCATATTGGAGTTGCTACTAAAGAGGAAATAAGAAAAAAATTGGATGTTTTAATGAATATTGATTAA
- a CDS encoding M20/M25/M40 family metallo-hydrolase encodes MSIVNLKLLKEEAIQLLIKIINTPSVSKQEQEVSFLIEDYMSKYGFHINRKFNNIWTENNNYIKNKNTPTILLNSHHDTVHPGTNWYTDPYTAIIKNNKLIGLGSNDAGASVVALISAFIYLSSLSILLPYKLILAITAEEEIAGNEGVKSILSELGKIDVGIIGEPTNMQVAIAEKGLIVLDCLAIGKSAHSALSPNSGINAIYIATKDIEYLKTIRFTRESKLLGRTTLTVTQIKGGIQHNMIPDSCSFVLDIRTNELYDQEELIFFIKKNLSSTIKIRSSMYNFSFIDPTHPIVLKSKKLNLKIYGSPTLSDQSHMSFATIKIGVGDSVRSHTPNEYIYISEILNGIDIYIRLLKDFQF; translated from the coding sequence ATGTCTATAGTGAATTTAAAACTATTAAAAGAAGAGGCAATACAACTACTGATAAAAATTATAAATACTCCATCAGTATCCAAACAAGAACAAGAAGTATCTTTTTTAATAGAAGATTATATGTCTAAATATGGATTTCATATAAACAGAAAATTTAATAACATATGGACTGAAAATAATAATTATATAAAAAATAAAAACACTCCTACCATTTTATTGAACTCTCATCATGATACTGTGCATCCTGGAACTAATTGGTATACTGACCCTTATACGGCAATTATAAAAAACAACAAATTAATAGGATTAGGTAGCAATGATGCTGGTGCTTCTGTAGTAGCGTTAATTTCTGCTTTTATTTATTTGAGTAGTTTATCTATTCTATTGCCTTATAAATTAATTCTTGCTATTACAGCAGAAGAAGAAATTGCTGGAAATGAAGGTGTTAAATCTATTTTATCTGAATTAGGTAAAATAGACGTAGGAATAATAGGAGAACCAACCAATATGCAAGTTGCTATTGCAGAAAAGGGATTAATCGTATTAGATTGCTTAGCCATAGGAAAAAGTGCTCATTCTGCTTTATCACCTAATTCAGGAATTAATGCTATTTATATAGCAACAAAAGATATTGAATATTTGAAAACGATTCGTTTTACTAGAGAATCTAAATTACTAGGTAGAACAACATTAACGGTCACTCAAATCAAGGGTGGTATACAGCATAATATGATACCAGATTCTTGTTCGTTTGTTTTAGATATTAGAACTAATGAATTATATGATCAAGAGGAATTAATTTTTTTTATTAAAAAAAATCTATCTTCAACAATCAAAATACGTTCTTCAATGTATAATTTTTCTTTTATTGATCCAACTCATCCAATTGTATTAAAATCTAAAAAATTAAATCTTAAAATCTATGGATCTCCTACTTTGTCTGATCAAAGTCATATGTCTTTTGCAACTATTAAAATTGGGGTAGGAGATAGTGTTCGTTCTCATACTCCAAATGAGTATATTTATATTTCAGAAATACTAAATGGTATAGATATTTACATACGTTTGTTAAAAGACTTTCAATTTTAA
- a CDS encoding Rossmann-fold NAD(P)-binding domain-containing protein — MKNFFSIEDIDDLYEIIKNSIKLKKNPYDFQNYGKNKTIGLIFFNPSLRTRLSCQKAAFNLGCNIWSLDVNRDSWRLELNDGTVMKHTQEHIKEAISVMSLYCDIIAIRTFPNLLDRDYDYEEVFFKKILSYSKVPVVNLESATMHPLQSLADAMTIAEFFPFLSKKNKRCKVVLSWAPHVKPLPHSVANSFVQCLSRIEEIDLTITCPKEYDLYEKFSKGIYTTYDQHKAFLNADFIYAKNWSSYRHYGQILHTSDDWMITQKKMELTNQAKFMHCLPVRRNIVVEDYVLNSPQSIVLQQAENRIFSTQMIFLKLL, encoded by the coding sequence ATGAAAAATTTTTTCAGTATAGAAGATATCGATGATTTATATGAAATTATAAAAAATTCTATCAAATTAAAAAAGAACCCATATGATTTTCAAAATTATGGAAAAAATAAAACAATTGGATTAATATTTTTTAATCCAAGTCTAAGAACTAGGCTAAGTTGCCAAAAAGCCGCTTTTAATTTAGGATGTAATATTTGGAGTTTAGATGTTAATAGAGATTCTTGGAGATTAGAACTTAATGATGGCACTGTGATGAAACATACTCAAGAACATATTAAAGAAGCAATCTCGGTAATGAGTTTATATTGTGATATTATAGCAATAAGAACATTTCCTAATCTTTTAGATAGAGATTATGATTACGAAGAAGTTTTTTTTAAAAAAATATTGTCTTATTCTAAAGTTCCAGTCGTAAATTTGGAAAGTGCGACTATGCATCCTTTACAGTCATTGGCAGATGCTATGACAATAGCCGAATTTTTTCCTTTTTTGTCAAAAAAAAACAAACGATGCAAAGTAGTGTTAAGTTGGGCACCACATGTAAAACCATTACCACATTCTGTAGCCAATTCTTTTGTTCAATGTCTATCTCGAATAGAAGAAATTGATTTAACTATTACTTGTCCTAAAGAATACGATTTGTATGAAAAATTTTCTAAAGGAATTTATACTACATATGATCAACATAAAGCATTTTTAAACGCAGATTTTATATATGCAAAAAATTGGAGTAGTTATAGACATTATGGACAAATACTACATACAAGTGATGATTGGATGATTACTCAAAAAAAAATGGAATTAACTAATCAAGCTAAATTTATGCACTGTCTACCCGTAAGGAGAAATATAGTGGTCGAAGATTACGTTTTGAATAGTCCTCAATCTATTGTATTACAACAAGCAGAAAATAGAATTTTTTCTACCCAAATGATTTTTTTGAAATTATTATAA
- the argB gene encoding acetylglutamate kinase → MKIHIVKIGGNLINNHDSLYSALYAFLKIPDKKVLVHGGGSLANNICNKMGVNPTFVQGRRVTNKEILDIVVMTYAGLVNKKIVSKLQYYGCNALGLCGADLNCIKSHLRVKTTNEVDYGYVGDLNSQSVNYSVMIFLLRHNIVPVVCPITHNGIGNLLNTNADTIASSIAISLIKLYETELHFCFDKKGVLSNLQDSESFFPKIDLRLFQSLKKNKTVINGMIPKLENAFFALKNGVSKVYIGHPDYLNDIKNKTILCL, encoded by the coding sequence ATGAAAATCCATATAGTCAAAATTGGTGGAAACTTAATAAATAACCATGACTCTCTTTATTCTGCTTTATATGCTTTTTTGAAAATACCAGACAAAAAGGTTCTAGTTCATGGAGGTGGAAGTTTGGCAAATAATATTTGCAATAAAATGGGAGTTAATCCAACATTTGTACAAGGAAGAAGAGTAACAAATAAAGAAATACTTGATATTGTTGTGATGACGTATGCCGGGCTAGTCAATAAAAAGATTGTTTCTAAATTGCAGTATTATGGTTGTAATGCATTGGGTTTATGTGGAGCAGATCTTAATTGTATTAAGTCACATTTACGTGTTAAAACAACCAATGAAGTGGATTATGGATATGTTGGAGATTTGAATAGTCAAAGTGTAAATTATAGTGTTATGATCTTCCTGTTAAGACATAATATTGTACCTGTAGTATGTCCTATTACTCATAATGGAATAGGAAATCTTTTAAATACCAATGCAGATACTATAGCTTCATCAATAGCAATTTCCTTAATCAAATTATATGAAACAGAATTACACTTTTGTTTCGATAAAAAAGGTGTATTAAGTAATTTACAAGATTCAGAATCTTTTTTTCCAAAAATAGATTTACGTTTATTTCAATCTCTAAAAAAAAATAAAACCGTAATAAATGGTATGATACCAAAATTAGAAAATGCATTTTTTGCTTTAAAAAATGGAGTATCTAAGGTATATATAGGACATCCTGATTATTTAAATGATATAAAGAATAAGACCATTTTATGTCTATAG
- a CDS encoding DNA translocase FtsK 4TM domain-containing protein, whose product MHNHFSKKNHQINKKHFIYYIIGFFFLGNSIFLFLSFLSFFFHWKEDQSQLYQIFNQEIIVDNLLGKVGAFLAHFFIHCGIGISSFFFPILCFFKSIIILFGTKRIFIKQYHLIKFNFFFLSIWIPITCALIIPNYGLLSGILGFEINHILISFFGKLGVGILLSIVFILYIILVLRIHYPMNTIRLKKIQPPKKIYHPYEYERYNTCLVNFKQQNKKNNIITSNYNIKPHPIILSESKKYDDSFIKNRKATENNKEKILTIFKYYKIEIENIKITIGPTITLYELFPKVGVRVSTIKSLENEIALSVSAAIGIRIIGPLPGRGSIGIEIPNNIRTIVYMTNIMYSKEMFEKSNNKELPIPLGKTVFNEIFMIDLAKMPHLLIAGSTGQGKSVGINIMIIFLLYHKSPEYIKFILIDPKKVELSIYNKISKSYFAFIPNYTRTPIITDITIATKALNSLCKEMDNRYFLMEKYNVRNIQEYNENNKLPLPYIILIIDEFADLSLSFKRKEIEIYITRLTQLARAVGIHLIIATQRPSVDVITGLIKSNFTARIAFRVSSKIDSRTILDCNGAEKLVGQGDLLFSNKQELVRIQCPFVNISEIKQIVDFYESTSIQQKFFLPNPDI is encoded by the coding sequence ATGCACAATCATTTTTCAAAAAAAAATCATCAAATAAATAAAAAACATTTTATTTATTATATTATTGGATTTTTTTTTCTTGGAAATAGCATTTTTTTATTTTTAAGTTTTTTATCTTTTTTTTTTCATTGGAAAGAAGATCAAAGTCAATTATATCAAATATTTAATCAAGAAATTATTGTAGACAATTTACTTGGAAAAGTGGGAGCTTTTTTAGCTCATTTTTTTATCCACTGTGGAATAGGAATTAGTTCTTTTTTCTTTCCTATATTATGTTTTTTTAAAAGTATAATAATACTTTTTGGAACCAAACGAATTTTCATCAAACAGTATCATTTAATAAAATTTAATTTTTTCTTTTTAAGCATATGGATCCCAATTACTTGCGCTTTAATTATTCCTAATTATGGATTATTAAGTGGAATTCTAGGATTTGAAATTAATCACATTTTGATCAGCTTTTTTGGAAAATTGGGAGTAGGAATACTTTTATCTATAGTATTTATACTATACATTATACTGGTATTACGTATTCACTATCCAATGAATACAATTAGATTAAAAAAAATTCAACCCCCAAAAAAAATCTATCATCCATATGAATATGAAAGATATAATACATGTTTGGTAAACTTTAAACAACAAAATAAAAAAAACAATATCATTACTTCTAATTATAACATCAAACCTCATCCTATTATATTGTCAGAATCAAAAAAATATGATGATTCTTTCATAAAGAATAGAAAAGCAACAGAAAATAATAAAGAAAAAATTCTTACAATTTTTAAATACTATAAAATAGAAATAGAAAACATAAAAATAACTATAGGTCCTACTATTACTTTATATGAACTTTTTCCTAAGGTTGGAGTTCGTGTTTCCACAATAAAAAGTTTAGAAAACGAAATTGCTTTAAGCGTATCTGCTGCTATAGGAATAAGAATAATAGGTCCACTTCCTGGAAGAGGATCAATTGGAATAGAAATTCCAAATAATATACGCACCATCGTTTATATGACAAATATCATGTATTCTAAAGAAATGTTTGAAAAAAGTAATAATAAGGAACTACCTATTCCATTAGGAAAAACTGTATTCAATGAAATATTTATGATTGATTTAGCAAAAATGCCTCATTTACTTATAGCAGGATCAACAGGCCAAGGAAAATCCGTTGGAATTAACATTATGATTATTTTTTTATTATATCATAAATCACCGGAATATATTAAATTTATTTTAATTGATCCAAAAAAAGTAGAATTATCTATTTACAATAAGATTTCAAAATCTTATTTTGCTTTTATTCCAAATTATACAAGAACACCTATCATTACAGACATAACAATAGCAACAAAAGCATTAAATTCCTTATGCAAAGAAATGGATAATAGATATTTTCTTATGGAAAAATATAATGTAAGAAATATTCAAGAATATAATGAAAATAACAAATTACCTTTACCTTATATCATACTAATCATTGATGAATTTGCAGATTTGAGTCTTTCTTTTAAACGAAAAGAAATAGAAATATACATTACCCGTTTAACACAGTTAGCTCGTGCGGTTGGAATTCACTTGATTATTGCAACACAACGTCCATCAGTAGATGTTATTACAGGATTAATAAAATCTAATTTTACAGCTAGAATAGCATTTAGAGTTAGTTCAAAGATAGATTCTAGAACTATATTAGACTGTAATGGAGCAGAAAAATTAGTTGGACAAGGAGATCTTTTATTTTCTAACAAACAAGAATTAGTCAGAATACAATGTCCTTTTGTCAATATATCAGAAATTAAACAAATAGTCGATTTTTATGAAAGCACAAGCATACAACAAAAATTTTTTTTGCCAAATCCAGATATATAA